A region of the Mesorhizobium shangrilense genome:
TCGGGAGCGCGGTATGGAGATCGCATTGCCGGCTGCGACGATCGGCATGATCATTCTGTTTTCGACCTGCTCCGACGTCTTTCTCACGGCGCAAAACTTCAGGAATATCGGCGTTGCCGCAGCCGCGCTTGCCGCTGTGGCGTTCGGCCAGACATTCGTAATCCTGACGGCCGGCCTCGACCTTTCCGTCGGCTCCACCGTGGCGCTCGTCAGCGTCGTGTTGGCTTTCGTGATGCGCGAATATGGCGTAGCACCGGGGATCGTGGCTGCGCTGATCTGCGGTGCGAGCGTCGGTCTGGTGAACGGGCTCATCATCACGCGCCTGCGCGTGTCGCCGTTTATCGCAACGCTCGCCATGCTGTCCGTGACGGCAGGCTTGGCGCTCAACCTCGCCGGCGGTGTCCCCATTCCAGGACTGCCTTCCAGCTTCGGGCGGCTCGCCTACGGGTCGATATTGGGCATTCCGATGCCGGTTCTCATCGCGGCCGTGACGTTGGTGCTGGCCGAGCTCGCCCTTCGCTACACCCGCTTTGGACGCCATGTCTGCGCCGTCGGCGGCAACGAGGAGGCCGCCCGTCTGTCCGGCATCCGAGTCGAGCGTATCAGGATCGCGGCCTATGCATTCTGCGGGCTGACCGCAGCAGTTGGAGCGATCATTCTTACGGCGCGTGTTTCCTCCGGCCAGCCGACACTTGGCGCTACCTTGCCGCTTGAATCGATCGCTGCAGTCGTGCT
Encoded here:
- a CDS encoding ABC transporter permease, yielding MQAYSEKTQSLQGRDWRETLARIVRERGMEIALPAATIGMIILFSTCSDVFLTAQNFRNIGVAAAALAAVAFGQTFVILTAGLDLSVGSTVALVSVVLAFVMREYGVAPGIVAALICGASVGLVNGLIITRLRVSPFIATLAMLSVTAGLALNLAGGVPIPGLPSSFGRLAYGSILGIPMPVLIAAVTLVLAELALRYTRFGRHVCAVGGNEEAARLSGIRVERIRIAAYAFCGLTAAVGAIILTARVSSGQPTLGATLPLESIAAVVLGGVSLAGGRGSAINVAFGVAFISILANGLNLLNVSSYTQMMIIGMSLIAAVALDQAGMRRKSGH